The nucleotide sequence ATTTGTATTCCAAGATTTTAATCTTATAGATTCTATGACGATAAGAGAAAATATATCAATACCGTTAGTTTTAGCAAGTATTAAGGCAAAGGAGATTAAAGAAAAAACAGATGAAATTGCAACGAAGCTATCTATCTTTGACACACTAGAGAAATTTCCAAATGAATGTTCAGGTGGACAAAAACAGAGAGCTGCAGCGGCAAGGGCGTTAATTACAAATCCAAAGATAATTGTTGCAGATGAACCAACAGGAAGTTTGGATACAAAGAATTCACATGAGCTATTAAAGATTTTTGAAGAGCGCAATAAAGAAAGAGGAACTGCTATTTTAATGGTTACGCATGATGCAATGATTGCAAGCTATGCAAAAAAACTTATATTTTTAAGAGACGGCAAAATTGATGAGCAGCTTGAAAGAGGAAGTTTAAGTCAAAAAGAATTTTTTTATAAAATTGTCGACATAACCTCTAAGGAGTCTCAAAGCTTATTTGATAAAATGTAATAGTAAAGGTGGATTTAAGATGGGTGCGTATATTTTTGCTTTCAAAATGCTAAAAAAGAACACTAAAAAGAATCTAATATATTTAATATCTATAATATTTACCATGGCAATTGTATTTAATCTTTTAAATGTGATTAATAATACTAATTTTTTCGCTGCGGAGGTAACTGGTGGAAAGAATGATATAGCAGCAGATATAATATTTTTACTGGTATTGCTTATGTGTATATTTACCTTCTATGCAAATTCATATTTTATTATGGGAAAGTCAAAGGAGATGGCGATAGCTGAACTAAGTGGTATATGGCCTGGGAAACTATCCAGAATGCTTCTCTTTCAAAATGCCATTATTGAGATAATAGGATGTGCTCTGGGAATATTAATTGGTATGTTACTAATGCCTATTTTTCTTTCAATAATGTATACCATAATGGGTAAGACAGGTGGTTTGTGGGTAATATCCAATTATTCAATTGGGGGAACTATAGCTATTTTATTTTTGCAGCTTGTGTATGTCACTATTGGTGATTACAGCTACACATCAACTCGAGAAGTTATTGATTTGTTAGAATCAGAAAAAAGATCTCGCCCTAAGGAAAAAAGGTATTTATCCATTGCAGAAATTATTGAAATAATAGGTATGAAGAAGAAAACTTCACATTACAAAATTAAAATTTTAAATGAAGACATAGATTTATGTTTAATTAGTTATTTTATCCCTGTTATATTTTTATTTATATGTCCAAGGTATATTCCTATGTCTATTGCTCAGATATTTATTATTCTTCTTAGCGTTTACAGTATAGAGGGAATTCTAAGACATTCAATTCCGGAAAAAATATTAAAACTAAAGAAGGAGAAGTATTCGGATGATAAAATAAAGTTAATAGCGTTGAGTAATGTTTATGTGTCTTTAAAAAATTTAAAGTTTTTGCTCATAACGTTAGTTATTAGTATAGAGGGAATTTTATTAGCTATAACGATGTTTAATTCTCTAAGGGTAAAAACAATTTGTTTATTTTCATATGTTACAGTAATAGTACTTATAGATATAAGTATCTTTTACAAGATTATTATGGAGGCAGATACTAAAAATCATATATTCAATCAATTGGCGCTGATAGGATATACAACGGAGCAAATTAGGGAAATAGTAAAGCAAGAATTTAGAATATATTATGGAATAATTATAACGCTTCCTTTATTTCACGTAATAATATTTTTTATTTTACTTTTAAAGATTGGCATGGTATCTTTTGATACTCTTTTAATAATGCTCTTTATATATCTAGGGATATTCTTTATTACGGGTATTGGTTGCTATTATTTATACAGAAAGCTAATACTTAGGAAAAATATATTTAGATTTTTATGATATAAGAATTCTTTTAAATAATAACCGCTAAGAAGAGGCTAAGCTCTCCTTAGCGGTTATTATTTACTTATTTTATCAGCAATGCAAGACGCAGCATAAGAATAAGGTTTAATTTGATATTTATATCCTTCACCAGTTATCCAACCTGTAATTTCATTAATAAGAGGATAGGTTTTGCCTTTTCTGTTACTTCCTATGTCAGCATGAATCTCGATGTCCTCCTGTATATTAGCTTCTGCAAAAGCATGAGACACCTTAGAGGCTAACTCAAGACTTAATGCTGTTTCATAGTATATCTTTTGTCTTACATTTGAGATTTTGTGAACATGTTTAATATCATAGAAGAAAATTCCACCACTTCCGATTCTATGGATAGCAACTACCACTACGACTTTTGTTAGGTTTTTATTTTGAGAATCGGTTCCTATGGTGATTTTATAATTGCAATTATTGTCTTTTAGTATAAACTCCTTTATGCGCGATACCATTTCGTCTATAGAAACATCACCAAAAGTTTTACTATGCATAATTTTACCTCCTAGACTAAGAGTAAATCATTATAGTTTATTTTAAGCAATTCTCATAAAATTATTATATTTCCCTATACTTTTATAGTATGATAGTTTAAATATCAGAGTGTTTATATGGTATCTTTTACATTAAAATTGACTGGGTTTTAATATATAATATATATTATATAAAGAAATTAATATAAGTTAAGGAGAAGTTAAAATGAGTAAAGTTACTTTTTATTTTATGAGACATGGTGAGACAATAATAAATAGGGCTGGAAGAGTACAAGGATGGTGTGATGGAGTACTTACAGATGAAGGAATTAGAGTAGCAGAATATGCGGGAGAGGGACTTAGTGATATTGAATTTAAAGCATTTTACAGTAGTGATTTAGGGAGGGCTATAAAAACTGCAAGAATTGTACTTGGCAAAAATAAAAGAAGTGAAAATGCTGAATTAAAGGAAGTACCTGAATTGAGGGAGGTATATTGTGGAAAGTATGAGGGGGAATTTGAGAAGGTAATGTTTAGTGACATACTGAAGTATTTAAAGGTAGAGTCTATTGAAGAAGCACTAAGAAAAGTTCCTAATTTTGAAAGAGCTTATGTAGATAGTTGTGCCGCAATGGACGAGACTAATGAAGCAGAGGATTATGATATTTTGTCTAAAAGAATCAATAAAGCTATTACCGATATAGGAGAAGAGACTTCAAAAAATGGAGGAGGAAATGTCTTAGTAGTAGTACATGGGGGAATGCTTAGGGTTTTACTTAGAAATTTAGGGTACAAGCAACATATACATAATATGGAGAACTGTAGTATTTCTACTGTTCAATATCAAGAGGGGAAATTTAGAATTTTATCTATAAATGATAATAGCTATAAAAGAAGGGGAAAGGAAATGTAATTTTAATTAAACATATAATGCAATAATGAAAAATATATATAGAGGGAGTAATGAAAAGGACTTCTGTAAAATGAAAAGGCTATTATTAGATTTAATTTCAAGATTTAATGAGGATGATGTTCCAGCACTGGGATCTCAATTGGCGTATTACCTGGTCTTGTCATTTTTCCCATTTATAATTTTTATTATGACACTTATAGGATATACCTCTTTAAATAATAAGGAAATACTAATGGTTTTGAGTAGGATAATGCCGGAAAGTGCATTTAATCTTATACATGCTGCAGTTGCGGAGGTGATTAGTACAAAGCATAGTCAGCTTATGTCCTTAAGTTTAGTACTCACTATATGGTCTGCTTCTGCAGGATTTACAGCTGTCATAAAAGGATTGAATAAAGCTTATGGAGTTCAAGAGGCAAGAAACTTTATTAAGGTTAGATTTGTTTCAATACTTTGTACTATTGGAGTGGCGTTTATAATACTAACCATGATGTTTTTATTGATACTAGGACGTATTATATTGAACTACTTAGCATATAAATTAGGTTTCTCACATAAAGTAATCGCCGTATGGGAAGCTGTTAGGTATTTGATATTCGTATCTACGGCTATATTTATTTTTACAGCACTTTACAGGTATGCCCCATGCAAAAAGCTCATGTGGATAGAAGTACTTCCAGGTTCTTTATTTTCAACTTTAAATTTAATATTAGCATCATTTGGATTTGCATACTATGTAAATAACTTTGCGAATTACTCAGTTATCTACGGCAGCATAGGAGCAATAATAATTCTGTTAACCTGGCTATTTTTAGTGGCCGTTATTGTGATACTTGGAGGAGAAATAAATGCGGTATTATCTCAAGATATAAACATTGATAGAGAGAATTGATATACAAAAAAGAGAGTGTGGCAAAATGATTAAATTTTAATCATTTTGCCACACTCTCTTTTTTACTACACATTGAAAGTTATTACTAAAGTAACATATAAAGTTAGTACTAAAGTGAATATTAAAACAAATTTCTAAGAAGTATTATATAACTATAGAGAATGGGAGGCGTTAAGATGCTAGAATTAACTAATATAACAAAAAAGTATGGAGATTTTACAGCTGTAAATAATATTTCTTTTAAAATTGAAGATGGTGAAGTATTTGGACTTTTAGGGCCTAATGGCGCAGGAAAATCCACTATAGTATCAATGATAAGTACTGTGATATCACCAACAAGTGGAGATATTACAGTTGATAATAAATTATTAAGACAAAAGCCTACGGAAATAAAGAAAGTAATGGGTATAGTCCCTCAAGATATAGCTTTATACGAATCTCTAAGTGCAAAAGATAACTTAGAATTCTTTGGGTGTCTATATGGATTGAATGGAAAAGAGCTAAAAGAAAGAGTTAATGAAGTTTTAAAAATAATAGAACTTGAAGACAAAAAAGATCAAGCTGTTGAAGAATTTTCAGGTGGAATGAAAAGGAGAGTTAATATAGGTGTTGCATTGATGAATAATCCCAAACTTCTAATTCTAGACGAACCAACAGTTGGGATAGATCCACAATCAAGAAATCATATATTAGAAACAGTTAAGAAATTGAATAAGGAAAGAGGAATGACAGTAATTTATACAAGTCATTATATGGAGGAAGTCGAGTATCTTTGCAAAAGAATCGCTATTGTAGACCATGGAAAACTAATAGCACTAGGAACTAAAGATGAATTAAAGGAAAAATCAAAAGCAAAGGATACACTTACAGTTATATATAGTAACGGAGATAAAGGAGCTTTGGACAAAATTAAAAGTATTAATGGAATAGAAAATGTTTCAATAAGTAATAATCAGATATCGATGTTAGTTGATCAGCATAAAAGAAATATTATAGATATTGTTGAAGATGTAAGAAATTTAGGTGTTAAATTAACAAGCTTTAAGTATGAAGAGGTTAATTTGGAAAGTATTTTTTTACAAATTACAGGTAAATCGCTAAGAGACTAATTGGGAATGGAGGATAAAGGTTATGAATAAGTTGTTACACCTATTTTTATTAGATACAAAACTCTTACTAAAATCAAAAGTATTTTATCTTAAATTAGTACTGTTTCCAATTGCTATTATTTTAATAATTGGGGCGATTAATGGTAAGAATGAAAATACATTAAAGGTGTTCAATGTAGCATATTACAGTGCAGATACAGGTTATCAAAGTTTAAATGTATCTAAAAATTTAAGTGATAATGTATTTGAAAATAAGGATATTAAAAAGATAATAAATTTGAAAAAAGTTAGAAGCTATGCTGAAGCTAAAGAACTTGTAAGCAATGGAACAGCTTCTGCTCTTGTATATGTTCCAACAAATTTTACAAAAGACTATTTAAATGGTAATAATGTTGAAATTAGTGTTGTTGGAGATAACAATAAGATTAATGATGTTTCAATAGTAAAAACAATTGTAAATAGTTTCAATGAGAATATATCTACAATTAGAGCAGAACAAAATGAAGTTGAAGCTGAAGTGAAAAATAAGGCTTTTTTAAAGCAAGTAGATATTGATAAATTGATAAAATCTATAGAGAATACTAATGGCATATCGGCTAAGATTTCTAAGGTCGCTTCAAAAAGTGGCGTTAAACCTTTAAATATAATGCAATATGAAATTTTTGCAATGGTAGTAATGTTCTCTATAATAACAGCATTTGAGCTTACACAGAATATAGTAAGTGATAAGCTAAATAATACTATGAATAGAATAAAATCTACATCAACATCAAATTTTCAATATATATTAAGTAAGATAATTGGTATGGTAATAGCGATAATAGTACAAATGGTTACAGTGATGGTGATAAGTAGTGTGGTTTTTAGAGTGAAGTATGATAATATACCAGGAATTATATTAATAACTGTTGTTTATGGTTTTGCAATAGGGAGTATAGTAGTCTGTGCTGGATTATTTGCGAAAGATCATATGGCAGTTTCAAGTGTTATGTCGCCAATTGTATGGGGATTTAGTTTTCTTGGTGGAAGCTTATTTGATAAAAATAATTTTCCTGATGTTCTTGCATGCATTCAAAGAATAATTCCAAATGGAAAAGCAATTAATTGTTATCTTGAAGTTTGTGAGGGGAATAGTATTGGTTTTATATATAAAGATCTTCTTGAATTATTAGGGATATCAGTGGTCTTTGTACTCATAGCTTTAATGTTATCAAGTAAAGATAAAAGGATTAGGCTTGTAAATAATAATAGAAATACTTTGGTAAATAGTACGTTAATTAAATAATATTGAGAGGACGGTAAAAATGCATATATTAAGTATGATAAAGAGTCAATTAAAACTTTTATTTAATAATAGACTAGCTGTTTTTGCTATAATATTAGCCCCAATTTTGCTTACGTTTTTAGTGTCATATTCAAGTAGTAGTAATAGTAAAACAAATGTCTATTTTGCAGATCAAGACAATACTGAAGCCTCAAGACAATTAGTGAATATGCTAAAAAATAATCATGACTTAAATTTAATAAGTTCATCTGAAAGTGAGATAAAAAATAAGGTCGATGATGACAATATTACAGTCGGAGTTTTAATAAATAAAGGATTCGGTTATAAATTACAAAATAATAAAGCTTTAGATATCACTCTTATTGAGGACTATGATAGTGTCGATGGAGAAAAGCTTTCAGATATTATTTTATCTACTGAGAATACACTACAAAAAGTTAATTTGGATTCTAAAAGTATTTCAAGGGTACTGAGTAGCAATGAGAGTAGTATATCAAATAAGATTATAAAAAAAATAAATAATGGAAGCGGTGTTAAGCTCTTATATAAAAATTTAAAAAGTAGTCAGAATGTAGAGGATAAAAATGCACAAAATTTAATTGGATTCCTACTGATGTTTTTATGGTTTATTGTAATTCAGGGATTTAGAACTCTAATAGAAGAAAAAGAAAATAACACGTTCAATAGAATAAAAGGGACACCAACAAATTACAGCAAGTATTTGTTAAGCAAAATCATAGCAAATTATATATTTGGAATGATAATTATAGCTATAATACTGATAGTGGGAAAGTATGGATTAAAATCTAAAATAATTAACAATGTTGGTCCAGAAATAGCCATACTATCTATATATTTATTTAGCATAGTTGGACTAGTAATGATATTTGTTCCTTTTGTAAAAAAGCATCAGACATTTACTATAATAGGGGCAGCAATAATGGTTTTAACAGGATTGCTAGGAGGTAGCTTTTTTTCTATGGATGAGCTGCAATTGCCTAAAGCAATTGAAATTATATCAAAGTTTATGCCAGAGACTTGGGGAATAAAGTCACTTAAAGAGGTTGTATTTAATAATTTGTCTTTGGGATCTCAAAGTCAAACTATACTTGTTTTAGGGATTGCAGGTATAGTTGGACTATTGATATCTACAATAATAGTAAAAATTATAGACAGAACTGAAAAAAATTTTTGAGAAATAGGGGGAGTGGTTGTTATGAGTATTACCTTACTTACAGGCATTGGAGAAATATTTTTGGGTATATTGTTGAATGTATTTATAGGCAAGATAGTAAAGATTGTATTTAAAAAGGATGGTACGCTACCAAGAGTACCTGTAAGATTTATTGGGATAACTCTTATTCTTAATGGAGTAGGAAACATGGTTCATTTATAAGAATAAATTAATTTTTTAAAGTACAAAGGAATTTTAACTTCTTCTCTGTTATAGTTAGATATATTTCAAAGAAGAAGTTTTTGTGCTTGATGGGAATATGACAAAATTTAATGTAAGTCAGTGAACATATTTGGTATAATAAAGAAAAATGTGTACAAGGGAGGAGTCTTTATGAAGTTTAATTTACACAAGAGGGATAAGCTTTCAAATTTTGTATTAATGCAAAATATTTTAGCTTTAATAATTCTTGATAATTTTATAAGAGAGTCTTCGCAAATAATAAATATTATACTAGTGCTTTTTTTGATAATAGATAATTGCTTAATGATAATGTATAACAATAAGCTAAAATATATTATCTTTTCTATAAATAATTTAATAGTAGGATATCTTTATTTTGGTAGCAATTCCAAGGGAATAATGGTGTACTATTATACACTAATAATATACATTGTTGCAGTGAAAGATAAAAAATTTAAAGGTTTGCTTATACTAAATTTCGTCACATATCTTTTTGCAAATAGATTATTTTCTTCAAAATTGTTAAATTATCATTCTGTTTTAAATGTGATATTCGATTACGGAGTTAACGTGGTAATTTATTTTTTAATCAGGATTATTATTATAGAAAAATCAAATTCAAAAAAGCTTAATCAAAAGCTTAATGCCACTAAAGAAAACTATCTAGATAAAATAAGAGAGCTAGCTATAAAAAACGAAAGAACCAAAATAGCAGAAGAGTTACACGATTCTATAGGACATTCCTTAGTTGCTTTGAATATGAATTTAGAATATGCAGAAAATATTATTGATGTTGATTCTAAAAAAGCCAGTACTACTATTAAAAATTGTTATATGTTATCTAAGGATTGCATTAAGACTTTAAGAGAAGCAGTTACTATTCTTAGAGATATTGATATTACTATTATTAATCTTAAAGAAGATATCGAAAAAATGTTTTCTAAGTTTGAAAATACACAAAAATGCAAATTGAGTTTAAATCTTAGTGAAGATATTGAAAGTATTTCTGCCGAAATTAAAAGTTGTGTTTTTAAAACTTTAAGGGAGTCAATTACTAATGGTATAAAGCATGGGAAGGCAACTTATTTCAAGGTGGATATTTTCAGGGAGTTTGGCAATGTAATTATGAATATAGAAAATAACGGGGAAAAATGTGAGGAAATAGTTCCTTCAAATGGAATCATAGGCATGAAAAATAGGGTGCATTTACTTAAAGGTGAAATATCATTTATTCCAAATAGTACATGTGGATTTACTGTAAAAGTAAAAAATACCAAGTGATGAAGGGGGTCAACACAAATTAAATTCGTAAGTATTAAAGTATAGTGTTTATATCACCTTGTAGCTTATAAATAATTCTGCAGATATAAAATAAGTTCACTTCGATTACCTAATTCAAGCTTTTCAAGTATTTTAGAAACATAATTTTTTATAGTACCTTCGGTTAAAAATAAAGCTTCTGCAATAGCTCTATTACTTTTTCCTTTTAGAACGTGATTTGCAACGTCCATTTCTCTAGGTGTAAGTAAATGAAGAAGGTTTTTTTCTTGTAATGGTTTCTTTTTATCTAGAGTATTTAGTGCATTTACAAGTTTTAAAGTTACTTGAGGATTTAAAAGAACGCTTCCTTCACAAGCTGCTTTTATTGAATTGAAAATCTCCTTTGAACCTGCATCTTTCAGAACATATCCATCAGCTCCATTCTTAAGAACATCAAATATAAATTCAT is from Clostridium acetobutylicum ATCC 824 and encodes:
- a CDS encoding ABC transporter permease, whose amino-acid sequence is MNKLLHLFLLDTKLLLKSKVFYLKLVLFPIAIILIIGAINGKNENTLKVFNVAYYSADTGYQSLNVSKNLSDNVFENKDIKKIINLKKVRSYAEAKELVSNGTASALVYVPTNFTKDYLNGNNVEISVVGDNNKINDVSIVKTIVNSFNENISTIRAEQNEVEAEVKNKAFLKQVDIDKLIKSIENTNGISAKISKVASKSGVKPLNIMQYEIFAMVVMFSIITAFELTQNIVSDKLNNTMNRIKSTSTSNFQYILSKIIGMVIAIIVQMVTVMVISSVVFRVKYDNIPGIILITVVYGFAIGSIVVCAGLFAKDHMAVSSVMSPIVWGFSFLGGSLFDKNNFPDVLACIQRIIPNGKAINCYLEVCEGNSIGFIYKDLLELLGISVVFVLIALMLSSKDKRIRLVNNNRNTLVNSTLIK
- a CDS encoding ribonuclease H-like YkuK family protein yields the protein MHSKTFGDVSIDEMVSRIKEFILKDNNCNYKITIGTDSQNKNLTKVVVVVAIHRIGSGGIFFYDIKHVHKISNVRQKIYYETALSLELASKVSHAFAEANIQEDIEIHADIGSNRKGKTYPLINEITGWITGEGYKYQIKPYSYAASCIADKISK
- a CDS encoding ABC transporter ATP-binding protein; the protein is MNGGFRVKNIITAKNIIKVYGDKDKARVLNNVNLEVNEGDFICIMGPSGSGKSTFLNILSTVDRPTKGVVKINNQNVYGMVELRLGQLRYENIGFVFQDFNLIDSMTIRENISIPLVLASIKAKEIKEKTDEIATKLSIFDTLEKFPNECSGGQKQRAAAARALITNPKIIVADEPTGSLDTKNSHELLKIFEERNKERGTAILMVTHDAMIASYAKKLIFLRDGKIDEQLERGSLSQKEFFYKIVDITSKESQSLFDKM
- a CDS encoding YihY/virulence factor BrkB family protein — protein: MKRLLLDLISRFNEDDVPALGSQLAYYLVLSFFPFIIFIMTLIGYTSLNNKEILMVLSRIMPESAFNLIHAAVAEVISTKHSQLMSLSLVLTIWSASAGFTAVIKGLNKAYGVQEARNFIKVRFVSILCTIGVAFIILTMMFLLILGRIILNYLAYKLGFSHKVIAVWEAVRYLIFVSTAIFIFTALYRYAPCKKLMWIEVLPGSLFSTLNLILASFGFAYYVNNFANYSVIYGSIGAIIILLTWLFLVAVIVILGGEINAVLSQDINIDREN
- a CDS encoding histidine phosphatase family protein; translated protein: MSKVTFYFMRHGETIINRAGRVQGWCDGVLTDEGIRVAEYAGEGLSDIEFKAFYSSDLGRAIKTARIVLGKNKRSENAELKEVPELREVYCGKYEGEFEKVMFSDILKYLKVESIEEALRKVPNFERAYVDSCAAMDETNEAEDYDILSKRINKAITDIGEETSKNGGGNVLVVVHGGMLRVLLRNLGYKQHIHNMENCSISTVQYQEGKFRILSINDNSYKRRGKEM
- a CDS encoding response regulator transcription factor, whose amino-acid sequence is MIDVIIVDDQEIVREGLKMILGLNNEFNVIGEASNGAELLTLLEHQSPNVILMDIRMPVMDGIEATRLVKENYPDLKVIILTTFNEDEFIFDVLKNGADGYVLKDAGSKEIFNSIKAACEGSVLLNPQVTLKLVNALNTLDKKKPLQEKNLLHLLTPREMDVANHVLKGKSNRAIAEALFLTEGTIKNYVSKILEKLELGNRSELILYLQNYL
- a CDS encoding ABC transporter ATP-binding protein; this encodes MLELTNITKKYGDFTAVNNISFKIEDGEVFGLLGPNGAGKSTIVSMISTVISPTSGDITVDNKLLRQKPTEIKKVMGIVPQDIALYESLSAKDNLEFFGCLYGLNGKELKERVNEVLKIIELEDKKDQAVEEFSGGMKRRVNIGVALMNNPKLLILDEPTVGIDPQSRNHILETVKKLNKERGMTVIYTSHYMEEVEYLCKRIAIVDHGKLIALGTKDELKEKSKAKDTLTVIYSNGDKGALDKIKSINGIENVSISNNQISMLVDQHKRNIIDIVEDVRNLGVKLTSFKYEEVNLESIFLQITGKSLRD
- a CDS encoding ABC transporter permease, with protein sequence MGAYIFAFKMLKKNTKKNLIYLISIIFTMAIVFNLLNVINNTNFFAAEVTGGKNDIAADIIFLLVLLMCIFTFYANSYFIMGKSKEMAIAELSGIWPGKLSRMLLFQNAIIEIIGCALGILIGMLLMPIFLSIMYTIMGKTGGLWVISNYSIGGTIAILFLQLVYVTIGDYSYTSTREVIDLLESEKRSRPKEKRYLSIAEIIEIIGMKKKTSHYKIKILNEDIDLCLISYFIPVIFLFICPRYIPMSIAQIFIILLSVYSIEGILRHSIPEKILKLKKEKYSDDKIKLIALSNVYVSLKNLKFLLITLVISIEGILLAITMFNSLRVKTICLFSYVTVIVLIDISIFYKIIMEADTKNHIFNQLALIGYTTEQIREIVKQEFRIYYGIIITLPLFHVIIFFILLLKIGMVSFDTLLIMLFIYLGIFFITGIGCYYLYRKLILRKNIFRFL
- a CDS encoding sensor histidine kinase; the encoded protein is MKFNLHKRDKLSNFVLMQNILALIILDNFIRESSQIINIILVLFLIIDNCLMIMYNNKLKYIIFSINNLIVGYLYFGSNSKGIMVYYYTLIIYIVAVKDKKFKGLLILNFVTYLFANRLFSSKLLNYHSVLNVIFDYGVNVVIYFLIRIIIIEKSNSKKLNQKLNATKENYLDKIRELAIKNERTKIAEELHDSIGHSLVALNMNLEYAENIIDVDSKKASTTIKNCYMLSKDCIKTLREAVTILRDIDITIINLKEDIEKMFSKFENTQKCKLSLNLSEDIESISAEIKSCVFKTLRESITNGIKHGKATYFKVDIFREFGNVIMNIENNGEKCEEIVPSNGIIGMKNRVHLLKGEISFIPNSTCGFTVKVKNTK
- a CDS encoding ABC transporter permease codes for the protein MHILSMIKSQLKLLFNNRLAVFAIILAPILLTFLVSYSSSSNSKTNVYFADQDNTEASRQLVNMLKNNHDLNLISSSESEIKNKVDDDNITVGVLINKGFGYKLQNNKALDITLIEDYDSVDGEKLSDIILSTENTLQKVNLDSKSISRVLSSNESSISNKIIKKINNGSGVKLLYKNLKSSQNVEDKNAQNLIGFLLMFLWFIVIQGFRTLIEEKENNTFNRIKGTPTNYSKYLLSKIIANYIFGMIIIAIILIVGKYGLKSKIINNVGPEIAILSIYLFSIVGLVMIFVPFVKKHQTFTIIGAAIMVLTGLLGGSFFSMDELQLPKAIEIISKFMPETWGIKSLKEVVFNNLSLGSQSQTILVLGIAGIVGLLISTIIVKIIDRTEKNF